A window of the Bradyrhizobium diazoefficiens genome harbors these coding sequences:
- a CDS encoding GntR family transcriptional regulator, translating into MAAKSRPKSDAPDVSDRVSRIREGVTAAILEHRLLPGTKLGEDEIGEIYGASRTLVRTALQQLAHEGIVNIEKNRGAFVARPTPADAREVFEARRLIEPTIVDHAVDAVSPAWINRLQQHLTEEREAELRGDARASVRLSGDFHRLIAEMSGHSIYLGFLKELIARSSLIILLYRRHDTPACGTDHHAEIVTAIRTRDKQAARSQMLSHLNEIEAELFLKDPAADELRLADVLGA; encoded by the coding sequence ATGGCCGCCAAATCCCGCCCAAAATCCGATGCGCCCGACGTGAGCGATCGCGTCAGCCGGATCAGGGAGGGAGTGACTGCGGCGATCCTCGAGCATCGCCTGCTGCCGGGCACCAAGCTCGGCGAGGACGAGATCGGCGAGATCTATGGCGCGAGCCGCACGCTGGTCCGCACGGCGCTGCAGCAGCTCGCGCATGAGGGCATCGTCAACATCGAGAAGAACCGCGGCGCCTTCGTTGCGCGCCCGACGCCGGCGGACGCACGCGAAGTGTTCGAGGCGCGCCGCCTGATCGAGCCCACCATCGTCGATCACGCTGTCGATGCCGTCTCGCCCGCGTGGATCAATCGCCTTCAGCAGCACCTCACTGAGGAGCGCGAGGCCGAGCTGCGTGGCGACGCGCGCGCCTCGGTCCGGCTCTCCGGCGACTTTCATCGGCTCATAGCCGAGATGAGCGGCCACAGCATCTATCTCGGCTTCCTGAAAGAGCTGATCGCGCGCTCTTCGCTGATCATCCTGCTCTATCGCCGTCACGACACGCCGGCCTGCGGCACTGATCATCACGCCGAGATCGTCACCGCGATCCGCACGCGCGACAAGCAGGCCGCACGTTCGCAGATGCTGTCGCATCTGAACGAGATCGAGGCCGAGCTGTTCCTGAAGGATCCCGCCGCCGACGAGCTGCGGCTCGCGGACGTGCTGGGCGCGTAA
- the glsA gene encoding glutaminase A, which produces MAPHAVVEEREPAYVSTGHLPGPEAVQSLVNEAQRRFQSNRDGENSQVYPALARVPSELFGVCVVGTSGRVYGAGDVDYEFSIMSVSKPFLFALVCETIGPEEARAKLGANATGLPFNSLAAIEQGSGRTNPMVNAGAIATTSLAPGATAGARWTFIHDGLSRFAGRTLPLNEEVYASASQTNFRNRSIARLLESYGRIYCDAKEATDLYTRQCSLNVSARDLAVMGATLADGGVNPVTKQRVVDASVCHYALAVMITAGLYETSGDWLYDIGLPGKSGIGGGIVAVSPGKGGFGTFAPPLDAAGNSVRGQLAAKFLSQRLGMDLFVSQPEQ; this is translated from the coding sequence ATGGCGCCGCATGCCGTCGTCGAAGAGCGGGAGCCTGCGTATGTCTCGACCGGCCATCTGCCGGGTCCGGAGGCTGTGCAGTCGCTGGTGAACGAGGCGCAGCGACGCTTTCAATCAAACCGCGACGGTGAGAATTCGCAGGTCTATCCCGCGCTCGCGCGGGTGCCGAGCGAATTGTTCGGCGTCTGCGTCGTCGGCACCAGCGGGCGCGTCTATGGCGCCGGAGATGTCGACTACGAATTCTCGATCATGAGCGTGTCGAAGCCGTTCCTGTTCGCGCTGGTCTGCGAGACCATCGGGCCCGAGGAGGCGCGCGCAAAGCTCGGCGCCAACGCGACCGGGCTTCCATTCAATTCGCTCGCCGCGATCGAGCAAGGCAGTGGCCGCACCAATCCGATGGTCAATGCCGGCGCGATAGCGACGACCAGCCTGGCGCCGGGCGCGACTGCCGGGGCGCGGTGGACATTCATCCATGACGGGCTCTCGCGCTTTGCCGGCCGCACGCTGCCGCTCAACGAAGAGGTCTATGCGTCAGCCTCGCAGACCAATTTCCGCAACCGCAGCATCGCGCGGTTGCTGGAGAGCTACGGCCGCATCTATTGCGACGCCAAGGAAGCGACCGATCTCTACACGCGGCAGTGCTCGCTCAATGTGAGCGCCCGCGATCTTGCCGTGATGGGCGCGACGTTGGCCGATGGCGGCGTCAATCCGGTCACGAAGCAGCGTGTCGTCGATGCCTCGGTCTGCCATTACGCGCTCGCCGTCATGATCACCGCCGGGCTGTATGAGACGTCAGGCGACTGGCTCTACGACATCGGCCTGCCCGGCAAGAGTGGGATCGGCGGCGGCATCGTCGCGGTGTCGCCGGGCAAGGGAGGATTCGGCACCTTCGCGCCGCCGCTCGACGCAGCTGGCAACAGCGTCCGGGGACAGCTTGCCGCAAAGTTCCTGTCGCAGCGGCTGGGGATGGATCTGTTCGTATCGCAACCGGAACAGTGA
- a CDS encoding MFS transporter codes for MATQTISIGGIHGEVRVSWIPMISIALGQMIMSFNVASLPVAMGGMVTSFGVAPTTVATGIVAYSMLVAGFVMLGAKLAQRFGALQVFRGAVVLFFVSQLMMTFSPTATVMISAQALCGASGAVIVPSLVALIAENYAGRQQATALGALGSARAAAGVLAFVIGGVLGTYIGWRPAFGILIAASAIVFLMSFRLKPDRGRPDVQIDLVGVALAASAIILISFGFNNLNGWGLAVATANAPFDLLGLSPAPVMIVVGIVLGQGFLRWTHRRQAAGKTPLLALEVIDSPEERCAVFALFAVVALEAALNFTVPLYIQIVQGRSPIATAVAMMPFNLTVFFSAMLIVKVYERLTPRQIGRYGFALCTVALVWLAFVVRNDWSEVPVLLGLVLFGIGQGSLVTLLFNVLVTASPKTLAGDVGSLRGTTQNLAAALGTAVAGALLVGLLSTIALGKITASPMLTPELQAQVDLGNITFVSNDRLRSVLERTSGTPEQVAEAVRVNTEARLRALKIGLLVMAGLALIAIIPAGRLPNYLPGEIPSDEAAGVGANEGRTS; via the coding sequence ATGGCCACGCAGACAATCTCGATCGGCGGCATCCACGGGGAAGTGCGCGTGTCATGGATTCCCATGATTTCGATCGCGCTCGGCCAGATGATCATGTCGTTCAACGTGGCCTCGCTGCCGGTCGCGATGGGTGGCATGGTCACGAGCTTCGGTGTCGCGCCGACCACGGTCGCGACCGGGATCGTGGCGTATTCGATGCTGGTTGCGGGCTTCGTGATGCTCGGCGCCAAGCTCGCCCAGCGCTTTGGCGCCTTGCAGGTGTTCCGCGGCGCGGTCGTGCTGTTCTTCGTCTCGCAGCTGATGATGACGTTCAGTCCGACGGCGACGGTCATGATCTCCGCGCAGGCGCTCTGCGGTGCGTCGGGGGCGGTCATCGTACCCTCGCTCGTGGCGCTGATTGCCGAGAACTATGCCGGTCGCCAGCAGGCAACCGCGCTTGGCGCGCTCGGCTCCGCGCGTGCGGCGGCCGGTGTGCTGGCCTTCGTGATCGGCGGCGTGCTCGGCACCTATATCGGCTGGCGGCCGGCGTTCGGCATCCTGATCGCCGCCTCGGCCATCGTGTTCCTGATGAGCTTTCGCCTCAAGCCTGATCGCGGCCGGCCGGACGTGCAGATCGACCTGGTCGGGGTGGCGCTTGCGGCGAGTGCGATCATTCTCATCAGCTTCGGCTTCAACAATCTGAACGGCTGGGGCCTTGCGGTTGCGACCGCAAATGCGCCGTTCGATCTGCTCGGCCTGTCGCCCGCGCCGGTCATGATCGTCGTCGGCATCGTGCTGGGTCAGGGCTTCCTGAGGTGGACGCACCGGCGCCAGGCCGCCGGCAAGACGCCGCTCCTGGCGCTCGAGGTGATCGACTCGCCGGAGGAGCGCTGTGCGGTTTTTGCTTTGTTCGCGGTGGTCGCGCTCGAGGCGGCGCTGAACTTCACCGTGCCGCTCTATATCCAGATCGTGCAGGGCCGTTCGCCGATCGCGACCGCGGTGGCGATGATGCCGTTCAACCTCACGGTCTTCTTCTCGGCGATGCTGATCGTGAAAGTTTATGAGCGGCTGACGCCGCGGCAGATCGGCCGCTACGGCTTTGCGCTCTGCACCGTCGCGCTGGTCTGGCTTGCTTTTGTTGTGCGCAACGACTGGAGCGAGGTTCCCGTGCTGCTCGGGCTCGTCCTGTTCGGCATCGGACAGGGCTCGCTGGTGACCTTGCTGTTCAACGTCCTGGTGACGGCATCGCCGAAGACGCTCGCCGGTGACGTCGGCTCCCTGCGCGGCACCACGCAGAACCTCGCCGCAGCGCTCGGAACGGCGGTGGCGGGGGCACTGCTGGTCGGCCTGCTCAGCACCATTGCGCTCGGCAAGATCACGGCGAGCCCGATGCTGACGCCGGAGCTCCAGGCGCAGGTCGATCTCGGCAACATCACCTTCGTCAGCAATGACCGCCTGCGCAGCGTGCTCGAACGCACCAGCGGCACGCCGGAGCAGGTCGCGGAGGCCGTCCGCGTCAACACCGAGGCGCGGCTGCGTGCGCTGAAGATCGGACTGTTGGTGATGGCGGGTCTCGCGCTGATCGCGATCATCCCGGCGGGACGGCTGCCGAACTACCTGCCTGGCGAAATTCCGAGCGATGAGGCTGCCGGCGTTGGCGCTAACGAAGGGAGGACGTCATGA
- a CDS encoding HdeD family acid-resistance protein — MTTYDHSAPMGATGLPQPSRWVCVLLGLFMVFAGLMVLGDVAFFTVISALFIGWMAIATGAFEIFHAFWTKGWGGFVWQVALGVLYIAFGIILISQPLTGALLLTYVLGLALLVSGVVRMLIGFGRWRQGGGIMLASGLFGVLAGLIILTGFPMTGLWVLGMLLGIDLLSHGIGWLTFAWRPVAATA, encoded by the coding sequence ATGACGACTTACGATCACAGCGCGCCGATGGGCGCGACCGGCCTGCCGCAACCGTCCCGCTGGGTGTGCGTGCTGCTGGGTCTCTTCATGGTGTTCGCGGGACTGATGGTGCTGGGCGACGTTGCCTTCTTCACCGTGATCAGCGCGCTGTTCATCGGCTGGATGGCGATTGCCACCGGCGCCTTCGAGATTTTTCACGCGTTCTGGACCAAGGGCTGGGGCGGCTTCGTCTGGCAGGTGGCGCTCGGCGTTCTCTACATCGCCTTTGGCATTATTCTGATCAGCCAGCCGCTGACCGGCGCGCTGCTGCTGACCTATGTGCTTGGCCTCGCGCTTCTCGTCTCCGGGGTGGTGCGCATGCTGATCGGCTTTGGCCGCTGGCGGCAGGGCGGCGGCATCATGCTGGCGTCCGGCCTGTTCGGCGTGCTGGCCGGTCTCATCATTCTCACCGGTTTTCCGATGACCGGGCTCTGGGTGCTCGGAATGCTGCTCGGCATCGATCTGTTGTCGCATGGCATCGGCTGGCTGACGTTTGCGTGGCGGCCCGTGGCTGCAACTGCATAA
- a CDS encoding metal-dependent hydrolase family protein: MLGLKARAGLAVLLAGLLCSASPAPAQQDSAVLFRDVKIFVGKNGTLSAASNVLVRDGKIEKISTADISATGQVIDGGGRVLMPGLIDAHWHAMLVRPTPMAALAGDIGYNNLLAAGEATATLMRGFTTVRDMGGPSFGLKQAIDEDLVAGPRIYPSGAIITITGGHGDFRQLSDLPRTIGGMLSRMERIGGSMVADSPDEVRVRAREQLMQGASQVKLTAGGGVASPFSPLDVSTFTEPELRAAVEAADSWGTYVATHAYTPVAIQRSIAAGVRCIEHGHLMDEASAKLMAEKGIWLSTQPFLDLSGAAALGPSEQDKMRQVVAGTDRVYALAKKYHLKTAFGTDVLFSQAQAEKQGSMLAALTRWYTPAEALAMATSTNAELLSLSGLRNPYPGKLGVVEEGALADLLLVDGNPLDNIALVEDPAKNFMVIVKGGKIYKNILTH; this comes from the coding sequence ATGTTGGGATTGAAGGCGCGGGCCGGGCTCGCGGTGCTGCTTGCAGGGCTTCTCTGCAGCGCGTCGCCAGCACCGGCCCAGCAGGATTCTGCCGTCCTGTTCCGCGACGTCAAAATCTTCGTCGGCAAGAACGGAACGCTCTCAGCCGCGTCCAATGTCCTGGTCAGGGACGGGAAGATCGAGAAGATCTCGACCGCGGATATCAGTGCTACCGGCCAGGTGATCGACGGCGGCGGCCGCGTGCTGATGCCGGGGCTAATCGATGCGCATTGGCACGCAATGTTGGTGCGCCCGACGCCGATGGCCGCGCTCGCAGGCGATATCGGCTACAACAATCTGCTCGCCGCCGGCGAAGCGACCGCGACGCTGATGCGCGGCTTCACCACGGTGCGCGACATGGGTGGGCCGAGTTTTGGCCTCAAGCAGGCCATCGACGAGGATCTCGTCGCAGGTCCCCGCATCTATCCGTCCGGCGCCATCATCACCATCACCGGCGGCCACGGCGACTTCCGCCAGCTTTCCGACTTGCCACGCACCATCGGCGGCATGCTCAGCCGCATGGAGCGGATCGGCGGCAGCATGGTCGCCGACAGTCCCGACGAGGTGCGCGTGCGCGCCCGCGAGCAGCTGATGCAGGGTGCTTCCCAGGTGAAGCTCACCGCGGGCGGCGGCGTGGCCTCGCCGTTCAGCCCGTTGGACGTCTCGACCTTCACCGAGCCCGAGCTGCGCGCCGCCGTCGAGGCCGCCGACAGTTGGGGCACCTACGTTGCCACCCACGCCTATACGCCGGTCGCGATCCAGCGCTCGATCGCCGCCGGCGTCAGATGCATCGAGCACGGCCATCTCATGGACGAGGCGAGCGCAAAGCTGATGGCTGAGAAGGGGATCTGGCTGAGCACGCAGCCTTTCCTGGATCTGTCCGGCGCCGCCGCGCTCGGGCCTTCGGAACAGGACAAGATGCGGCAGGTGGTTGCCGGCACCGACCGCGTCTATGCGCTGGCAAAGAAATACCACCTCAAGACCGCATTCGGCACCGATGTCCTGTTCTCGCAGGCGCAAGCGGAAAAGCAAGGCTCGATGCTGGCCGCGCTGACCCGCTGGTACACGCCGGCCGAAGCGCTGGCCATGGCGACGTCGACCAATGCCGAACTCTTGAGCCTGTCGGGCCTGCGCAATCCCTATCCCGGTAAGCTCGGCGTGGTGGAGGAGGGTGCGCTCGCCGATCTCCTGCTGGTCGACGGCAATCCGCTCGACAACATCGCGCTCGTCGAGGATCCCGCGAAGAACTTCATGGTGATCGTGAAGGGCGGCAAGATCTACAAGAACATCCTCACGCACTGA
- a CDS encoding transglutaminase-like cysteine peptidase: protein MLDFRAQGKALALAAMLFGISAAAQAGESRLLYASLGDTARAPIGWVEFCAENAAQCQSGPTQPRDIAMSQTAWRDLTKVNRWVNETIKPLTDQDHWGVIEKWSLPTDGYGDCEDYVLLKRKMLIDAGWPREALLITVVRDKKGEGHAVLTVKTDKGEFVLDNQNESVVAWTETGYRFVKRQSQADPNVWVSLGDTKPAVSTASARDQ, encoded by the coding sequence ATGTTGGACTTCAGGGCACAGGGGAAGGCGCTGGCACTTGCTGCCATGCTCTTCGGGATCAGCGCGGCAGCGCAGGCCGGTGAAAGCCGTCTGCTCTACGCAAGCCTCGGCGACACCGCGCGTGCGCCGATTGGCTGGGTCGAGTTTTGCGCAGAGAATGCCGCTCAGTGTCAGAGCGGGCCGACGCAACCGCGCGACATCGCGATGTCGCAGACCGCGTGGCGCGACCTGACCAAGGTCAATCGCTGGGTCAACGAGACGATCAAGCCTTTGACCGACCAGGACCACTGGGGCGTGATCGAGAAGTGGTCGCTGCCGACCGATGGTTACGGCGACTGTGAAGACTACGTGCTGTTGAAGCGCAAGATGCTGATTGATGCCGGATGGCCGCGCGAGGCCCTGCTCATCACCGTCGTGCGCGACAAGAAGGGTGAAGGACACGCGGTGCTGACGGTGAAGACCGACAAGGGCGAGTTCGTTCTCGACAATCAGAACGAGAGCGTCGTTGCCTGGACGGAGACCGGCTACCGCTTCGTCAAGCGCCAGTCGCAGGCCGATCCCAACGTCTGGGTTTCGCTCGGCGATACCAAGCCGGCGGTCTCCACCGCCAGCGCAAGAGACCAGTAA
- a CDS encoding PilZ domain-containing protein → MALANKKFLPAAEERRRFQRVKVHLLGRYMLPDRREFPCQVINMSPGGLALLAPGIGNVGDRVVAYLDHIGRVEGKITRIIDNGFAMTVGATPRKRDKLAAQLTWLANRDILNLPEDRRHDRIVPRNPIAVLTLEDGTKMTCRIIDLSLSGAAIAAENRPPLKSTVLLGRVQGRVVRNLEDGFALEFLHSQPIETLEESVTAR, encoded by the coding sequence ATGGCGTTGGCGAACAAAAAATTTCTTCCGGCCGCCGAGGAGCGTCGGCGTTTCCAGCGGGTGAAGGTGCACCTGCTCGGCCGTTACATGCTGCCGGATCGCCGTGAATTCCCCTGCCAGGTGATCAACATGTCGCCCGGCGGGCTCGCGCTGCTGGCGCCCGGCATCGGCAATGTCGGCGACCGCGTGGTCGCCTATCTCGACCATATCGGCCGGGTCGAGGGCAAGATCACCCGGATCATCGACAACGGTTTTGCGATGACGGTCGGCGCGACGCCGCGCAAGCGCGACAAGCTGGCGGCCCAGCTGACCTGGCTCGCCAACCGCGACATCCTCAACCTGCCCGAGGACCGCCGCCACGACCGTATCGTGCCGCGCAACCCGATCGCGGTGCTGACGCTCGAGGACGGCACCAAGATGACCTGCCGCATCATCGACCTCTCGCTGTCGGGTGCTGCCATCGCCGCGGAGAACCGTCCGCCGCTGAAATCGACGGTTCTGCTCGGCCGGGTCCAGGGCCGTGTGGTCCGAAACCTCGAAGACGGCTTCGCGCTGGAGTTCTTGCACTCGCAGCCGATCGAGACACTCGAAGAGAGCGTTACCGCGCGGTAA
- a CDS encoding MFS transporter has product MRNRWAILAILFVVRLTIAFQFQSVAAVAPLLEKTFGVGLADIGILIGLYFTPGVVLALPGGAIGRTLGDKPTTIAALLLMTAGSLVMATTDIWGLQLTGRLVSGAGGVLLTVQLTKMGTDWFAGKEIATAMAIFVNSWPAGVAISLLVLPAIGTAYGAGAVFAATGALSAIGVALIMLYQPPPSVTVSAAGSGRLDPLALLAVIVAGLIWGLYNVGFAMIFSFGPSLLAERGWSISAAGSAISVVMWLSVISVPAGGYLADRFKRPFTLAIAASLVVAALLAWLTRSDGVITILVLIGLIGGHPAGPIMSLAARVLVPETRAIGMGVFYTLFYGAMMLGPAVAGWLAKSAGTAAVALDLGALTVLACPPLMWLFERIVSVRVRRAKS; this is encoded by the coding sequence TTGCGCAATCGCTGGGCTATTCTTGCGATCCTGTTCGTCGTTCGGCTCACCATCGCGTTCCAGTTTCAGAGCGTGGCGGCAGTTGCGCCGCTGCTTGAAAAGACCTTCGGCGTCGGGCTCGCCGATATCGGCATCCTGATCGGGCTCTATTTCACCCCGGGCGTGGTGCTGGCGCTGCCGGGCGGCGCGATCGGGCGAACGCTCGGTGACAAGCCGACCACGATCGCGGCGCTGCTGCTGATGACGGCGGGCAGCCTGGTGATGGCGACCACCGACATCTGGGGCCTGCAGCTGACAGGCCGGCTCGTCTCCGGCGCCGGCGGCGTGCTGCTGACGGTGCAGCTCACGAAGATGGGCACCGACTGGTTTGCCGGTAAGGAGATTGCAACCGCGATGGCGATCTTCGTCAACTCCTGGCCGGCGGGCGTTGCGATCTCGCTGCTGGTGCTGCCGGCGATAGGCACCGCCTATGGCGCCGGCGCCGTGTTCGCCGCGACCGGTGCACTGAGCGCGATTGGCGTTGCACTCATCATGCTCTACCAACCGCCGCCGAGCGTAACAGTCAGCGCAGCCGGATCAGGCCGGCTCGATCCGCTCGCACTGCTCGCGGTGATCGTCGCTGGGCTGATCTGGGGCCTCTATAATGTCGGCTTCGCCATGATCTTCTCGTTCGGCCCCTCCTTGCTCGCCGAGCGCGGCTGGAGCATTTCGGCGGCAGGCTCGGCGATCAGCGTCGTGATGTGGCTGTCGGTGATCTCGGTGCCGGCGGGCGGGTACCTCGCCGATCGCTTCAAGCGGCCCTTTACATTGGCGATCGCGGCCAGCCTCGTGGTGGCCGCCCTGTTGGCCTGGCTGACCCGGTCGGATGGCGTGATCACGATCCTGGTCCTGATCGGCCTGATCGGCGGCCATCCGGCCGGCCCGATCATGAGTCTCGCCGCCCGCGTGCTCGTCCCGGAGACCAGGGCGATCGGCATGGGCGTGTTCTATACCCTCTTCTATGGCGCGATGATGTTGGGGCCGGCGGTGGCGGGGTGGCTGGCCAAATCGGCGGGGACCGCGGCGGTCGCGCTCGACCTTGGCGCGTTGACGGTTTTGGCCTGCCCGCCGCTGATGTGGCTATTTGAACGCATCGTGTCGGTGCGTGTTCGCCGCGCCAAATCATAA
- a CDS encoding zinc-binding dehydrogenase, with the protein MEQIRVCTHAGPGAEPVIKTVPWPTVGRKGALIKIGACGVCGTDLHILKGHWPKPLPWPFTLGHEIGGVIVECGDEFTEDFMSKPLKVGSKVMIPPLMPCGRCYYCIHYPQTANKCLTPVYYGRYLGFDKAPHMWGGWAEYVYVDLDMLPGTKIYKLPDDMSLRLGALSEPLTSCIRAFNRATRAGGFTWADTVVIQGSGPIGILAVAAAKEMGAGRVICVGAPEEPRLKLAREFGAEATVNIEQITSPQDRIARVREIVGGFGADLVMDCSGHPTAGPEGIEMLRDGGTYVEMGQFTDAGSIETSWHRVCTKDLNVLGSWGFTGNDLPLGVDMLYRTRDKYPWLKMQTIYPFTEAGVAQAVKDAMAMKTVKSTIVPWPELVE; encoded by the coding sequence ATGGAACAGATCCGCGTCTGCACCCACGCAGGGCCGGGCGCAGAGCCCGTGATCAAAACCGTGCCGTGGCCGACGGTCGGCCGGAAGGGTGCGCTGATCAAGATCGGTGCGTGCGGCGTCTGCGGCACCGATTTGCATATCCTGAAAGGCCATTGGCCGAAGCCGCTGCCTTGGCCGTTCACGCTTGGCCACGAGATTGGCGGTGTCATCGTCGAATGCGGCGACGAATTTACTGAGGATTTCATGAGCAAGCCGCTCAAGGTCGGATCGAAGGTGATGATCCCGCCGCTGATGCCGTGCGGCCGCTGCTATTACTGCATTCATTATCCGCAGACCGCCAACAAATGCCTGACGCCGGTCTATTACGGCCGCTATCTCGGCTTCGACAAGGCGCCGCACATGTGGGGCGGCTGGGCCGAATATGTCTATGTCGATCTCGACATGTTGCCGGGCACCAAGATCTACAAGCTGCCCGACGACATGTCGCTGCGCCTTGGCGCGCTGTCGGAGCCGCTGACCTCCTGCATCCGCGCCTTCAACCGTGCGACCCGCGCCGGCGGCTTCACCTGGGCCGACACGGTGGTGATCCAGGGCTCGGGCCCGATCGGCATTTTGGCGGTCGCGGCCGCAAAAGAGATGGGGGCAGGGCGCGTCATCTGCGTCGGTGCGCCGGAGGAGCCGCGGCTCAAGCTCGCGCGCGAGTTCGGCGCGGAAGCGACCGTGAACATCGAGCAGATCACATCGCCGCAAGATCGTATCGCGCGCGTCCGCGAGATCGTCGGTGGCTTCGGCGCCGATCTGGTGATGGATTGCTCGGGTCATCCGACCGCCGGCCCCGAAGGCATCGAGATGCTGCGTGACGGCGGCACCTATGTCGAGATGGGCCAGTTCACCGATGCCGGCTCGATCGAGACCTCCTGGCACCGCGTCTGCACCAAGGACCTCAACGTGCTGGGGTCCTGGGGCTTTACCGGCAACGATCTGCCGCTCGGTGTCGACATGCTCTACCGCACCCGTGACAAATATCCCTGGTTGAAGATGCAGACGATCTATCCGTTCACGGAAGCGGGCGTGGCACAGGCGGTGAAGGACGCGATGGCGATGAAGACGGTGAAGTCGACCATCGTGCCGTGGCCGGAATTGGTGGAATAA
- a CDS encoding VOC family protein encodes MKGEMTSEQTTGANPRTHSPFSAIRAIDYTVIFVRDMAAMRRFYEDVLALSPLRELSPNWIEYGLGSNTLVLARPSRTAADAPMPVGSASLQLAFRVSATEVDACADELVRQGVPLLSSPTNQPFGHRTLFFRDPDGNLLEVYAEI; translated from the coding sequence ATGAAGGGCGAAATGACGAGCGAACAGACAACAGGAGCCAACCCGCGCACCCACTCGCCCTTCAGCGCCATCCGCGCGATCGACTACACCGTGATCTTCGTGCGCGACATGGCCGCGATGCGCCGCTTCTATGAGGACGTGCTCGCCTTATCCCCGTTGCGCGAGCTTTCGCCGAACTGGATCGAATACGGGTTGGGCAGCAACACGCTCGTCCTGGCGCGACCAAGCCGGACCGCGGCGGATGCGCCGATGCCAGTGGGGAGCGCCTCGCTGCAACTGGCCTTCAGGGTCTCCGCAACCGAGGTCGATGCCTGTGCTGACGAACTCGTGCGGCAGGGCGTGCCGCTGCTGTCGTCACCGACAAACCAGCCGTTTGGGCATCGGACGCTGTTCTTTCGGGATCCCGACGGCAATCTGCTGGAGGTCTATGCCGAGATATGA
- a CDS encoding cupin domain-containing protein has product MADSISLADKLATFNDFWSPRTITTFNDCDVMVVKVKGEFTWHKHDDTDDFFLVLKGQLDIELRDRTVTLGTGELYVVPKGVEHRPVAREEVHLMLIEPSGTPNTGDKATAAARKLA; this is encoded by the coding sequence ATGGCCGACAGCATATCTCTTGCCGACAAGCTCGCGACCTTCAATGATTTCTGGTCGCCGCGCACGATCACGACCTTCAACGATTGCGACGTGATGGTGGTGAAGGTGAAGGGAGAATTCACCTGGCACAAGCACGACGACACCGACGATTTCTTTCTCGTCCTGAAAGGCCAGCTGGACATCGAATTGCGGGACCGCACCGTGACGCTCGGAACTGGCGAGCTCTACGTCGTGCCCAAAGGCGTCGAGCATCGCCCGGTGGCCCGCGAGGAGGTTCATCTCATGCTGATCGAGCCGAGCGGCACGCCGAACACCGGCGACAAGGCCACCGCCGCAGCGCGCAAGCTCGCATAA